In Bacillus sp. DX3.1, the following proteins share a genomic window:
- the serC gene encoding 3-phosphoserine/phosphohydroxythreonine transaminase has protein sequence MERVYNFSAGPSILPLPVLERVQKELLNYNGAGMSVIEMSHRSSHFQDIIEGASDLLRELMNIPENYDVLFLQGGASLQFSMVPFNLMKEHKRAGYVQTGSWSKKALQEAQKIGTVDVIASSEAENFSTIPHVDALNIQKELDYVHITTNNTIEGTKYVDIPEIGDIPLVADMSSNILSEEYHVEKFGLIYAGAQKNLGPAGLTIAIIKKDLIGGAPSTCPTMLNYETYSKNNSLYNTPPSFSIYVTKLVLEWLKEQGGVSAIEEQNRQKAALLYDFLDESKLFTSPVNPTYRSLMNIPFTTPSKELNEQFLQEAKKLGLVTLKGHRSVGGMRASVYNAMPIEGVKKLVHCMKEFELEYK, from the coding sequence ATGGAAAGAGTATACAATTTTTCAGCAGGACCATCTATACTCCCTTTGCCGGTGTTGGAACGAGTGCAAAAGGAACTTTTGAATTATAACGGGGCAGGTATGTCTGTTATCGAAATGAGTCATCGATCTTCACACTTTCAAGATATTATAGAGGGAGCAAGTGATCTACTCCGTGAATTGATGAACATTCCTGAAAATTATGATGTTTTATTTTTACAAGGTGGGGCATCGCTACAGTTTTCAATGGTTCCATTTAATTTGATGAAAGAACATAAAAGAGCTGGATATGTACAAACAGGATCATGGTCTAAAAAGGCGCTGCAAGAAGCGCAAAAAATTGGAACAGTTGACGTCATTGCTTCATCTGAAGCAGAAAACTTTTCAACAATCCCACATGTGGATGCGTTAAACATTCAAAAGGAACTAGATTATGTGCATATTACAACAAATAATACAATTGAAGGAACGAAATATGTGGATATTCCAGAGATAGGGGATATTCCGCTCGTCGCTGACATGTCTTCCAATATTTTATCTGAAGAGTACCATGTAGAGAAGTTTGGATTGATTTACGCGGGTGCTCAAAAAAACTTAGGACCAGCAGGACTGACAATCGCCATAATAAAGAAAGATTTAATTGGTGGTGCACCGTCTACTTGTCCAACAATGTTAAACTATGAAACTTATAGCAAAAATAACTCTTTATATAATACACCACCATCCTTCAGCATTTATGTAACGAAACTTGTACTAGAGTGGTTAAAGGAGCAAGGTGGCGTATCCGCTATAGAAGAACAAAATAGACAAAAAGCAGCGCTTCTATATGATTTCTTAGATGAGTCAAAGTTATTCACTTCACCAGTTAATCCTACGTATCGTTCTCTAATGAACATTCCATTTACAACACCATCGAAAGAATTAAATGAACAATTTTTACAAGAAGCAAAGAAATTGGGACTTGTTACGTTAAAAGGTCATCGTTCTGTTGGTGGTATGCGTGCTAGTGTATATAACGCAATGCCGATAGAGGGCGTGAAGAAACTGGTTCATTGTATGAAAGAATTTGAGCTCGAGTATAAATAA
- a CDS encoding SMI1/KNR4 family protein has translation MEPKLAFLRKYKRNVKLLSLDKIDDKVIPSTWHEVFKEHDSKKRIDMVLEIWRTYIEKELSNTIVYLEEHLINVELIENNDIYSMLYTLKTSDGEIEYYEAGNPMDRFDNKVLEASWDRIPISVREFYEKVHNGFYYYASGAMGLVPFACVTYFDDDEWGIIEELEEPLQIDLKTTFGFFKSGMGGYVAIDYNNCEYDKATLWFTNDQPEYNINFWNVVDEWIVIGFEA, from the coding sequence ATGGAACCAAAACTTGCATTTTTAAGAAAGTATAAAAGAAATGTAAAGCTTCTATCACTGGATAAAATAGATGATAAAGTAATACCTAGTACTTGGCACGAAGTTTTTAAAGAACACGATAGCAAGAAGAGAATAGATATGGTTTTAGAGATTTGGAGAACATACATAGAGAAAGAATTAAGTAACACAATCGTATATTTGGAAGAGCACCTTATCAATGTGGAATTAATAGAAAATAACGATATATATTCGATGTTATACACACTGAAGACGTCGGATGGTGAAATAGAGTATTATGAAGCAGGAAATCCTATGGATAGATTTGATAATAAAGTGCTAGAAGCTTCATGGGACAGGATTCCTATTTCAGTTCGAGAATTTTATGAAAAAGTTCATAATGGATTTTATTATTATGCGAGCGGCGCTATGGGATTAGTACCTTTTGCATGTGTTACTTATTTTGATGATGATGAGTGGGGAATTATTGAAGAATTAGAAGAGCCCCTACAAATTGATTTGAAAACAACTTTTGGATTTTTTAAAAGTGGCATGGGCGGTTATGTAGCTATTGATTATAATAATTGCGAATATGATAAAGCTACATTATGGTTTACAAACGATCAGCCGGAATATAATATCAATTTTTGGAATGTCGTAGATGAATGGATCGTGATTGGTTTTGAAGCGTAG
- a CDS encoding DUF378 domain-containing protein, translating into MKFLSYLTAILVILGGLNWLFVALDYNVVEKLFGSTPALVDTVYWLFGLSAIYQIYDRFFASN; encoded by the coding sequence ATGAAATTTTTGTCTTACCTTACAGCAATTTTGGTGATTCTTGGCGGCTTGAATTGGTTGTTTGTCGCGCTGGATTACAATGTAGTAGAGAAGCTTTTCGGTTCTACACCAGCTCTTGTTGATACTGTTTACTGGCTTTTTGGTCTTTCTGCAATTTATCAAATCTATGATCGGTTCTTTGCGAGCAATTAG
- a CDS encoding SecY-interacting protein Syd produces the protein MKEEMKQYFYTLLEEWKDYNNSLPKAPWMEEVDSFIYEGEPDIEEYIFWKPIEKDVLHDFSDIEKNLEIQLHHSIKEYYNSYWFLDLAGSYLEYNLELNPVIPGIELRDFYITLQGYKKAHHNELKNTPIGIECNGLLVVVDNENGQVKIEDYERGSFEVISNSLAELISVL, from the coding sequence ATGAAAGAGGAAATGAAGCAGTATTTTTATACATTACTTGAGGAGTGGAAAGACTATAATAATTCATTACCAAAAGCTCCGTGGATGGAAGAAGTAGATTCTTTTATATATGAAGGGGAACCAGATATAGAGGAATATATCTTTTGGAAGCCTATAGAAAAAGATGTGCTTCATGATTTTTCAGATATAGAAAAGAATTTAGAAATACAACTACATCATTCAATTAAAGAATACTATAATTCTTATTGGTTTTTAGATTTAGCAGGCAGTTATTTAGAGTATAACCTGGAGCTAAATCCTGTTATACCAGGAATTGAACTCCGAGACTTTTATATCACTTTACAAGGTTATAAAAAAGCGCACCATAATGAGTTAAAGAATACTCCTATAGGTATAGAGTGTAATGGGCTGTTGGTAGTTGTAGATAATGAAAATGGACAAGTGAAAATAGAAGATTATGAAAGAGGAAGTTTTGAAGTTATTAGTAATAGTTTAGCAGAACTCATTTCAGTGCTTTAA
- a CDS encoding DoxX family protein, translating to MIKGRGQRMKTKGKMIAYWTVTLLLAAAIMLSGIGQLMQYGGNVELVTNLGYPLYILTILGIWKVLGVIALVVPGFPRLKEWAHAGIFFLMTGAALSHAFANDYGDYGFHIILPLSYAALNIASWALRPQSRIFYTNKRGIEPNC from the coding sequence ATGATTAAAGGAAGGGGTCAAAGGATGAAAACAAAAGGAAAAATGATTGCTTATTGGACGGTCACATTACTACTCGCAGCAGCTATTATGTTAAGTGGTATCGGGCAACTGATGCAATATGGGGGAAACGTCGAGTTAGTGACGAATCTTGGTTACCCATTATACATCTTGACCATTCTCGGGATTTGGAAAGTACTTGGAGTCATCGCTCTCGTTGTGCCAGGTTTTCCTCGGCTTAAAGAATGGGCTCACGCGGGTATCTTCTTTTTAATGACTGGTGCGGCTTTATCTCATGCGTTTGCTAACGATTATGGTGATTACGGGTTTCATATTATTCTTCCACTTTCATATGCTGCACTCAATATCGCTTCATGGGCGTTGAGACCACAAAGCCGCATCTTCTACACCAATAAACGAGGCATTGAGCCAAATTGTTAA
- a CDS encoding endonuclease V: MEIREVHSFNLKSEEEFSGIQDKLIHRIELKNNFHLEDIRLIAGVDLAYWEKDDKHYGTCCIVVINYQTKEEVEKVYSYGEVTVPYIPGFLAFRELPLIIEATKKLTSDPDIFMFDGNGYLHYKNMGIATHASFFLNKPTIGVAKSYLKIKDVDFTMPENKSFAFSDIIIDEEVYGRALRTKENVKPIFVSCGNDIDLGTSIQIVSNLIGKESRLPIPVRLADLETHKVRREKSEEFENNEF; this comes from the coding sequence ATGGAAATTAGAGAAGTACATTCATTTAATCTAAAATCAGAAGAAGAATTTTCTGGAATTCAAGATAAATTAATACATAGAATTGAATTGAAAAATAACTTTCATCTAGAAGATATAAGATTAATAGCCGGAGTAGATTTAGCTTATTGGGAAAAAGATGATAAGCACTATGGAACTTGTTGTATTGTTGTTATCAATTACCAAACGAAAGAGGAAGTAGAGAAGGTTTATAGTTATGGTGAGGTAACAGTGCCATATATACCGGGCTTTTTAGCGTTCCGTGAGTTACCTTTAATAATAGAGGCAACAAAAAAACTTACTTCTGATCCAGACATTTTTATGTTTGATGGAAATGGCTATTTACACTATAAGAATATGGGGATTGCGACACATGCTTCTTTTTTCTTAAATAAACCTACAATCGGTGTAGCAAAAAGTTATCTAAAGATTAAGGATGTTGACTTTACTATGCCAGAGAATAAGTCGTTTGCTTTTAGCGATATTATTATAGATGAAGAGGTATATGGAAGGGCTTTAAGAACGAAAGAAAATGTAAAACCTATTTTTGTCTCTTGTGGAAACGATATAGATTTAGGTACGAGTATTCAAATTGTGTCGAATCTAATAGGAAAAGAAAGTAGATTACCAATTCCAGTTAGGTTAGCAGATTTAGAAACACATAAGGTAAGAAGAGAGAAGAGTGAGGAATTTGAAAATAATGAATTTTAG
- a CDS encoding immunity 22 family protein, whose translation MEKEGMVSLWLGNMESQDLLEDYFSIQYTDDGDSIPSPFIKDFHICMYDIDEDFIEKEFYLERSDNLEVLLAGCSYEEVVIPQMKRFASNILEMKYNTIIMIYNYEYSGEITNKNGNFYEMRYIGAVSYKVKLPSVGFFSSSPTDG comes from the coding sequence ATGGAAAAAGAAGGTATGGTTTCATTATGGCTAGGAAATATGGAATCACAAGACTTGTTAGAGGATTATTTCAGTATACAATACACAGACGACGGTGATTCTATACCATCACCATTTATAAAAGACTTCCATATTTGTATGTATGATATTGATGAGGATTTTATTGAAAAAGAATTTTATTTAGAAAGAAGTGACAATCTAGAAGTTTTACTAGCAGGGTGTTCTTATGAAGAAGTTGTGATACCACAGATGAAAAGATTTGCTTCGAATATACTAGAGATGAAATACAACACAATTATTATGATATATAACTATGAATACAGTGGTGAAATAACAAATAAAAATGGAAACTTTTATGAAATGCGATACATAGGAGCCGTTTCGTATAAAGTGAAACTTCCATCAGTGGGTTTTTTTTCTTCATCTCCCACTGATGGTTAG